In the genome of Anabaena cylindrica PCC 7122, the window ATATACTGTTAACAAAATAATATTTGTGGCAGTTTGTAGATAATAAATAACTCGGTATCCCGCACTTTTACCTTTTTGAATATTGCTATTTTTCACCCTAACCTTATAAACTTGATATTCCTCTCCTAACCCTATCAAGCGATCTCCTATTATTTCTCCTTCCTGTAACTGCAAAATAACTGGTTCAATATCATCACGAATTTTCCGATATTGTTTTGACAATTTATATAATTTTTTTCAAATTCAGGAGAAAATTTAACTGAGATATCATCTATATTATTCACTTTCAATTCGCTTCCATAATTCAGAAATAGGTCTAGTTTTACCAGATTTTACTTCTGTAAAAGCCCTAGTTAAACTCTCTTTTATTTCTTCTATGGGAGTATCATCAAGATCATAATCATCTGATTCTGGTAAAAGAATAATTACTTTGACAGCATTAATATTATCAATTTCTAAAGGATAATCTAAGGTTAATTGTCCTTCTTGTATTTTTCCGGTAACTTCTAAGGCTTTCATAGTTTCTAGCTACTTTTTAATTGTTTAACTAATTTTGATTTAAGAAAATTATAACGTAAATATCTGAGATAATGGAGTGAGTGAAATACCTGCGGTAAGCTAATGCTAACGCTTTTCCGTATCAATGGAAAATAAATGGCACTTACAGTATAATATAAATAGCTTTCCCCCTGATTTCTATGAAATTAACAGAAATTTTACCCTCACTGCAAAAATTATCTCATCAAGAAAAAATCAAAGCCATTCAATTTTTAGCCACAGAATTAGCTCAAGAAGAGCAAGATTTAGGAGCAGAATCACTTAATTATGGTCAAATAGATACAGAATTAAATTTTCAGTCTCTTAGTGAAAAAGAAATGATTGAGCAAAGCAAATCTGCTTTAGAAAACTACCTTCATACAGGTTCAGGAGTCAAACATGAAGAAGTCCAGAAATGGGCAAATAGTTTAATGATTCAACAATAATAATAATGTCTGAGATAGTTTGGACTGAAACTGCCATTAGTGACTTAAATCGTCATTATGATTTTATAGCACTTAGTAATGCTGACGCAGCAGCCCGCGCAATACAAGCAATTGTTGCTTCTGGTGGAACTCTACAACAAAATCCACGTCGCGGTGCGATTATAGATGAAATAGCAGGATTACGAAAGCTTATAGTTGCTTTTGGTAAGTACGGCTTTATAATCCACTACGTTATTCTTGAGGATGAGGTAATTATTTTACGTATATATCATGGACGAGAAAATAGACCTATTTAATAAGTAGCAAAATTGAAAGCGATCGCTTTTTATTTTAAAATCAAATTTATGTATTATAATTCTGCTAAAATATTATAAGCTTCATTCACCAACCGAATCTTTTCTTGTACCTGTTTTTGCATTTGTGGTTGATTCACAAATAAATCAGGATGCCATTTTTTTACCAATGTCTTATAAGCTTGTTTCACTTCAGCGAAAGAAGCAGTAGGTTGTAACCCTAAAATTTTATAAGCACGAGCAATTTTATCTTTCTCTACTTGTGTCTTTGGTGGATTTTGTGCTTTTTGATTTGCATTTGTTTGTTGCTGTTTCCCTGGAGATTTCATATTAGCTTTCATTTGCGCTATTTCTTGATCAAGTTCCCAAGCGCGAAATTTAGCTTCTGTTTCTGCGGGATTTGGTGGAGGTGTATAAACCTGCTGACGTGGTGTTTCCACTTTGACTTGAGGAGTATTTGGTTCAGGTGGAGTATAAACCTGTTGAGGGGGTAGTTCTACTTTCTTTTCTGTATATGTATACTTGGTACTATTTTCTTGAGGTGGTGTTTGAGTATTTGCAGGTTTAGGAGTTTCTTTATAAGGTTGATATTTAGTTTTAATATTTACTTTCTCCAATTCTGTCAATAACTGATTAAATCCATGTTGTAATTGTTTTATATCTTCACGTTTTTGACTAATTTCTCGCGGTTCTTGACTAACTTGAAAATTAATGACTTTCACAGCTTTTTGTTCATATTCAGCTAAAATAGATAAACCCTGACTACTAAAACTAGATAAATAATTTTCAGCCTCAGTTATACAAATTTTAGCAACTTGTTGATGATAAGATTCTTTAGCTATATTCTCTTCAGCTTTTTGAATATTTTTATTTAATAAATAAGAAATACTCCCAACCACCGCAGCACCTACAGGTCCACCCAATAGCCAACCAATACCACCACCTACAGCTATAGAACCAGGATCTGTTATATCATTGGTATTATTTTGTTTTGCAGGTAGAGTTATTTGGGGTGTATTAGGAAATGGTATTTTTAAATCTTCTGGTCTTTCTGATTTGAAAAATTCATAAGCTTGATACAGCCATTTTATCACCGCTAATTGCAATTCGGTTAAGTCTTTTTTTAGAGTTCTTGTTTGCCAAGATTGCAAATTGTTTTCTGCTAATGCAACAGCAATATCACTTTGGTATTTAGCTAATAAATTTGGTAAAGATAACCAATTACGTAATTCATAAACGCTAGTATTAAAGCCTTGTTCGATTAGATTTTTAGCTTTTTGTTTAATTTCATTTTTAGCATTTTCTTTATCATCAAATATTTTAATTTCACTGTTAAGTTTGTAAATTTTATCAACTAATAAACGTTGAATTTGCGAGGTAATACCCTCAATTCTTGGTAAACGGACACCACCAGTATTTTGCTGTAAAATTCCGACTATGTTCTGTAAAGCTGTTTCAAAAGCTGCTAAACCGCTACTATTCGCAAGCGCAACATCACCTTTTAATCTAGCGCGTAAAGCGGGTAAAGCATCAACTCGATATAAATTACTAAAACCGGCAGGTAATTCTGAGCGAAAACTTTCTGCTACAAATAACAAGCGATTTTGGACTTGTTTTTGTTCTTCTGGTTCTAGTAAATTCAAGAAATTAGCCACAAAAATAACTGTTTTAATTCCTCTATCTAATAACCAATCACGTAGGTTTTCCCGTTCACCTAAAGTCATTAGTTTACGCGCATCTAATAATTGGATAACTAAATCTGTACCTAATAACTTATCTCGGACTAAATTATCCTGCGCTTCTCTATCATTTGTCCCCGGTAAATCAACAAATTCGACACCCGTTTCTAAAAAAGGATGAGGACAAAAAACTTCAACAGATGCAACATCTTTTCGCATCTGTCTATTACCATCAAGAATCGCAAATTTTTGTAAAATATCTGTGCCACTGCGGTAGATTTCTGTACCATCTACCAACATAATCCGAGTTCTGACATCACTACCATATTTAATAGTAATTGCTGCACCTGTGGTGGGAATTAAATCAATTGGTAAAGTTCGATTTCCCAACATTGCATTTAACAAAGTTGATTTACCATGATTAAAGGGGCCAAATACTGCAATCTGGAAATTAGGATTAGCGAGATGATTGGAAATTGCAATGACATCTTGATAAAGTTTAGATTGATGATCTAAATTTATTAATTTACAGGTAGATTTCAGAGAATTTGTTATTTCTTGATAACCTTGATATTGTTTTTGCATACTTGTCTAAAATAATTCAATTCGCTTGGTGTGAGAGTGAAAACTTTTAGTTGTGTAGGTTGGTTTAAGCGACAGCGCAACCCAACAAAGTTTTAATTATGTTGGGTTTCCTTACGTCAACCCAACCTACAATTATCTATAATCTTGATATTTTTGGTACATTGGCATTTTGCTCTTTTATACTTCCATTTGACCCCACCCTCAACCCCTCCCCGCAAGCGAGGAGGGGAGTAATTTTTTTGAATTTACATGATTAGCTATAGTAAGCTAACAAGTTACTGTATGCAGCTTCGATTTTTTGCAGTTGTTCAATGACAACTTCCTGTAAATTTTTTAGACGTTTGAACTCACTTTCACGGTTAATCTCTCGCGTTTCTTTCTGTTTGAGTAAGTTATCTAATTCCGATTTGCGAGAATTGATATCATCATTAATGCGTTGGCTTACTTCTTTTTCATAAGCATCAAAACATTCTTTGACTGCATCATAAACAAGTGGTGCTTGTTCTTGTGCTACTTGCGGTAAATATTTAACTAACTCTTTTTTGGCAGTTTTAACTAACTCTTTCCGTGCTTGATCTGCTTGTAAAATTCCTACCCCCAAACCTAACAAAGCGAAGCCAATTGGCCCCAGAAAAATACCTGTGACTGCGGTAATTATTCCACCAACACCAATAACGGTGAAGTAGTTTAAAAGGATATTTTTCCAATCGAAACCTGCACCAGCTAAAGCTACACCAGCTAAGTTACCTCTAGATAAAGATAACAAACCCATTGCCCATTTTGCCCATCCAGGAGAGTTATCATCTTCTGTGGTATTATTGGCATTGACTTTAACTGGTTGTCCTGTTAATTTTTCGTTGATTTGATTGGTGACTTGACTATAAGAAGCACCGTATTGAGCAGCAGAGCGAGATAATTCTTTAAAGGCTGAATTCATGTCTTTCTCAGCAGTTAAAGTCCAAGCTGAAAACTTATCTGTAATATATTGTTCAAATGCTTTTTGTAATGCGGTGTTGAAAGCATCTCGTTTACCACTACTCAAGAAATCCAACAAGTTTAATTCTGGTTGATAGCGCAGGAAATCATTTTCAAAGGTGTTACCTAAGTTTAAAACATAGCTGCGAAATGATTCAGATACTGTTCGGGCTTGATTGTCTCTGGTGTTGATAATTTCTTTTTGAAATTGATCGCGGATATTGGTGAGTTTGTTAAATTCAGGTTCAACTGAATTAATGCGGTTTTTTAATTCATCAACATCTTTATCAAGTAAAGGAATACGTCTATCAATCGCTTCACGGGTATGGTTTACAGCTTGTCTAGCTAAGGTTCTGACTTGACGTAATTCTGCGATCGCTCTTTCTCTAGTCAAAAAGGTGTTCAATGCCCCCATAAACTCAGGAAAGCCAGTCTGACTTAAATCGGCTTGGGGGTTCTTTAACCTGCGTCTCAGTGCTTGAATGGATGAAATCTCAAATACCCTTTCATCGTAGATATCCTGTCCATCTACAGAACAATATTCGGCTAAATTGGCCTTAAAAACC includes:
- a CDS encoding type II toxin-antitoxin system RelE/ParE family toxin produces the protein MSKQYRKIRDDIEPVILQLQEGEIIGDRLIGLGEEYQVYKVRVKNSNIQKGKSAGYRVIYYLQTATNIILLTVYSKSDQEDIGVATIQGIIEQVME
- a CDS encoding dynamin family protein, whose translation is MQKQYQGYQEITNSLKSTCKLINLDHQSKLYQDVIAISNHLANPNFQIAVFGPFNHGKSTLLNAMLGNRTLPIDLIPTTGAAITIKYGSDVRTRIMLVDGTEIYRSGTDILQKFAILDGNRQMRKDVASVEVFCPHPFLETGVEFVDLPGTNDREAQDNLVRDKLLGTDLVIQLLDARKLMTLGERENLRDWLLDRGIKTVIFVANFLNLLEPEEQKQVQNRLLFVAESFRSELPAGFSNLYRVDALPALRARLKGDVALANSSGLAAFETALQNIVGILQQNTGGVRLPRIEGITSQIQRLLVDKIYKLNSEIKIFDDKENAKNEIKQKAKNLIEQGFNTSVYELRNWLSLPNLLAKYQSDIAVALAENNLQSWQTRTLKKDLTELQLAVIKWLYQAYEFFKSERPEDLKIPFPNTPQITLPAKQNNTNDITDPGSIAVGGGIGWLLGGPVGAAVVGSISYLLNKNIQKAEENIAKESYHQQVAKICITEAENYLSSFSSQGLSILAEYEQKAVKVINFQVSQEPREISQKREDIKQLQHGFNQLLTELEKVNIKTKYQPYKETPKPANTQTPPQENSTKYTYTEKKVELPPQQVYTPPEPNTPQVKVETPRQQVYTPPPNPAETEAKFRAWELDQEIAQMKANMKSPGKQQQTNANQKAQNPPKTQVEKDKIARAYKILGLQPTASFAEVKQAYKTLVKKWHPDLFVNQPQMQKQVQEKIRLVNEAYNILAEL
- a CDS encoding type II toxin-antitoxin system RelE/ParE family toxin, which encodes MSEIVWTETAISDLNRHYDFIALSNADAAARAIQAIVASGGTLQQNPRRGAIIDEIAGLRKLIVAFGKYGFIIHYVILEDEVIILRIYHGRENRPI
- a CDS encoding dynamin family protein, with product MNYQVGTDKFINDLERVAQVRSEIAVCLSKIADTINQAELAGDSSSGKLSLSRDIEDITVASKNLNKGVFRLLVLGDMKRGKSTFLNALIGENLLPSDVNPCTALLTILRYGAEKKVTIHFNNGKSPQQLDFQSFKYKYTIDPAEAKKLEQEQKQAFPDVDYAVVEYPLTLLEKGIEIVDSPGLNDTEARNELSLGYVNNCHAILFVMRASQPCTLGERRYLENYIKGRGLSVFFLVNAWDQVKESLIDPDDVEELTAAEDRLRQVFKANLAEYCSVDGQDIYDERVFEISSIQALRRRLKNPQADLSQTGFPEFMGALNTFLTRERAIAELRQVRTLARQAVNHTREAIDRRIPLLDKDVDELKNRINSVEPEFNKLTNIRDQFQKEIINTRDNQARTVSESFRSYVLNLGNTFENDFLRYQPELNLLDFLSSGKRDAFNTALQKAFEQYITDKFSAWTLTAEKDMNSAFKELSRSAAQYGASYSQVTNQINEKLTGQPVKVNANNTTEDDNSPGWAKWAMGLLSLSRGNLAGVALAGAGFDWKNILLNYFTVIGVGGIITAVTGIFLGPIGFALLGLGVGILQADQARKELVKTAKKELVKYLPQVAQEQAPLVYDAVKECFDAYEKEVSQRINDDINSRKSELDNLLKQKETREINRESEFKRLKNLQEVVIEQLQKIEAAYSNLLAYYS